The Streptomyces sp. JB150 genomic interval CCCCGAACTGGGCGCCGGAGGAGGTGGACAGGTTGGTCGCGGTGCGCAGCGAGATGAGCGCCAGCGGGGCGGTGAAGGCGATGCCGGCCAGGGTGCCCACGACGATCGCGCTGACCGACGCCCACCAGTCCAGCCCGAAGGACGGCGGCAGCCAGCCGAAGACGATCACTCCGAGGCAGAGATTGGAGCCGAGCAGGATCGACACCAGGTCACGGGGCGTGCTGGTGCGTTCCTCCTCGGGGATGGTGTCGACTCCGCGCTGTTCCATCGGCATGGCCTGGTCTCCTTCGACGCCGCCTGACAGTTTTGAACGGCGCTCAATGTGACGTGGCTCAAGGTGGCCCGTCAATGCTTCCACTGCGAGAATCTTGTGTTTAGAGTGATGCTCTAATCCTGGGGAGGCAAGGAGGTGCCCGCGTCATGAGACTGACCCCCACGGAACGTGACCGGCTGCTGCTCTTCACAGCCGCCGAGCTGGCCCGCGCCCGCCGCGCCCGCGGCCTGAGGCTCAACGTGCCGGAGGCCACGGCGCTCATCGCGGACACCGTCTGCGAGGCAGCCCGCGACGGGAAGCGGCTCGCCGAGGCCGTCGAGGCGGCCCGGTCCGTGCTCGGCCCCGACGACGTCCTGCCCGGCGTCGCCGACGTGGTCACCGAGGTCATGGTCGAGGCCGTCTTCGACGACGGCTCCCGGCTCGCCGTCGTCTCCGACCCGCTCGGCGCGGGCCTCGGCGAGCGGGGTCCGGGCGCGCTGCTGCCGGGACCGGCCCACGCCGATCCGGAGCCCGTGGTGCGGCTGCGGGTCACCAACACCGCGGGCGTGCCGGTCTCCGTCACCTCGCACTTCCACTTCTTCGAGGCCAACCCGCGGCTCGACTTCGACCGTGCCGCGGCCTACGGCATGCGGCTCGCCGTCCCCGCCGGATCGTCCGTGCGCTTCGGGCCGGGCGAGAGCGGCGAGGTCGGCCTGGTGCCGATCGGCGGCGAGCGGATCGCGATCGGCTTCGCCGGACTGGTCGACGGGCCGCTGGACGCGCCGGGCGCGAAGGAAGAGGCCCTGCGCCGGGCCGCCGCCTGCGGATACCTGGGAGTTCCCCGCGAGGAGGGAAACCGATGAGCCGCCCCGGAGGACACCCCGCCGAAGCCCGCCGCCTCACCCCCCACGAGTACGCCGCCACCCACGGCCCCCGCGCCGGCGACCGCATCCGCCTCGGCGACTCGGGCCTGACGATCGAGGTCGAGTCCGACGCGCAGCGCTACGGCGACGAGTTCCTCGCCGGATTCGGCAAGACCGCCCGCGACGGACTGCACCTGAAGGCCGCCGCCGTCCGCGAGACCTGCGACGTCGTCATCAGCAACGTCGTCGTCATCGACGCCGTGCAGGGCATCCGCAAGGTGTCCATCGGCATCCGCGAGGGCCGGATCCGCTCCATCGGCCGGGCCGGCAACCCCGACACCCTCGACGGCGTCGACGTCGTCGTCGGCACCGGCACCTCGATCGTCTCCGGCGAGGGCCTGATCGCCACCGCCGGCGCCGTCGACACCCACGTCCACCTGCTGTCGCCGCGCATCATGGAGGCCTCCCTCGCCTCCGGCGTCACCACCATCATCGGCCAGGAGTTCGGCCCGGTGTGGGGCGTCGGCGTCAACTCGCCCTGGGCGCTCCGGCACGCCTTCAACGCGTTCGACGCCTGGCCCGTCAACATCGGCTTCCTCGGCCGCGGTTCGTCCTCCCACGAGGCCCCGCTGATCGAGGCCCTCGCCGAGGGCGGCGCGTCCGGGTTCAAGGTGCACGAGGACATGGGCGCCCACACCCGCGCCCTGGACACCGCGCTGCGCGTCGCCGAGGACCACGACGTCCAGGTCGCCCTGCACAGCGACGGCCTGAACGAGTGCCTGTCGGTCGAGGACACCCTGCGCGTCCTGGAGGGCCGTACGATCCACGCCTTCCACATCGAGGGCTGCGGCGGCGGACACGTGCCCAACGTGCTGAAGATGGCGGGCGTGCCGAACGTCATCGGCTCCTCCACCAACCCCACCCTGCCCTTCGGCCGGGACGCGGTCGCCGAGCACTACGGCATGATCGTCTCCGTCCACGACCTCAAGCCCGACCTGCCCGGCGACGTCGCCATGGCCCGCGACCGCATCCGCGCCGGCACGATGGGCGCCGAGGACGTGCTGCACGACCTGGGCGCGATCGGCATCACCTCGTCCGACGCGCAGGGCATGGGCCGCGCGGGCGAGACCGTGCGCCGCACCTTCGCCATGGCCGACAAGATGAAGGCCGAACTCGGCGGCCCGGACACCGGCCACGACAACGAGCGCGTCCTGCGCTACATGGCCAAGCTGACCATCAACCCGGCCATCGCGCACGGCCTCGCCCACGAGGTCGGCTCCATCGAGACCGGCAAGCTCGCCGACATCGTGCTGTGGCGCCCCGAGTACTTCGGCGCCAAGCCGCAGCTCGTCCTCAAGGCGGGCTTCCCGGCGTACGGCGTGGTGGGTGATCCCAACGCGGCCACCGACACCTGCGAACCCCTCGTGCTCGGCCCGCAGTTCGGCGCGCATGGGGCCACCCCGGCCGACATCTCCGTCGCCTTCGTCGCGCGGGCCGCCCTCGACCAGGGCCGCGACACCCTGCCCACCCGCCGCCGCCGGGTCGCCGTGCGCGGCACGCGCGGCATCGGGCCGGCCGACCTGCGCCTGAACTCCCGTATCGGAGCGGTCGACGTCGACCAGCGCACGGGCCTCGTCACGCTGGACGGCGAGCCCCTGCGCTCCGAACCGGCCGACTCCGTCTCCCTCAACCGCCTCTACTTCCTCTGACCCGGGACATCTCCATGACCTACCGCATGCCCCCCGAGTGGGCCCCGCACGAGCGCACCTGGATGGCCTGGCCCGGCCCCAACCCGACGTTCACCACGGACGAGGAGCTGGCCGGGGCCCGCGCCGCCTGGGCGTCCGTGGCCCGCGCCGTGCGCCGCTTCGAACCGGTGACGATGGTGCACGGCCCCGGCCAGGCGGAGTCCGCGCGGGCACTGCTCGGCCCGGACATCGACCTGGTGGAGCGCGAGCTGGACGACGCGTGGATGCGCGACATCGGCCCGACCTTCGTGACCGACGAGGAGGGCCGGCTCGCCGCCGTGGACTGGGTGTTCAACGGCTGGGGCGGCCAGGACTGGGCCCGCTGGGAGCACGACTCCAAGATCGCCCGCCATGTCGCGGACCTCGCCGGAGTCCCGGTGCTCGCCAGCCCCCTCGTCAACGAGGGCGGCGCGATCCACGTCGACGGCGAGGGCACGGTCCTGCTGACCGACACCGTCCAGCTCGGCTCCGGCCGCAACCCCGGCTGGACCCGCGAGCAGGTCGAGGCGGAGGTCCACGCCAAGCTCGGCACCACCAAGGCGATCTGGCTCCCGCACGGCCTGGCCGGCGACTACGGCACGTACGGCACCCAGGGCCACGTCGACATCGTCGCCGCCTTCGCCCGGCCCGGCACCGTCCTCGTGCACAGCCAGCGCGACCCCGCCCACCCCGACCACGCCCGCTCCCGGCTGTACCTGGACATCCTGCGCACCCAGACCGACGCCGAGGGCCGCCCCCTGGAGGTCGTGGAGATCCCCGCGCCCACGGTCCTGAAGGACGAGGACGGCGACTGGGTCGACTACTCCTACATCAACCACTACCTCTGCAACGGCGGCGTCGTCCTGTGCGCCTTCGACGACCCGAACGACGACGTCGCCGCCGGCATCTTCCGCCGCCTGTTCCCCGACCGGACGGTCACCCTCGTCGACGCCCGCCGGATCTTCGCGGGCGGCGGAGGCATCCACTGCATCACCCAGCAGCAGCCGAAGGTCCGCTGACGGTCCGCGCGGGAGGCCCGGTCGGGTAGAACATACGGGTGAACGTCCTGGTCTGCGCGGCGTGCGGCCGCCCTCCCACCGAACCGGCGCGGCTGCTGCCCCGGCCGTCCGGCCGCCCGGCGTACGACGGCCCGCCGAACACCGACGGCTCGCGGCACGCCCCGCCGGCCGTGCCGCGCGTCGCCCACGCGGGAAGACCCGAAGGGCGCGGCATCCGCGAGGCCGGCCGGCCCGGCCGCACCCGGACGGCCCGCTGCCGGGACGCCCGCGGCCGCGCCGCCGCCGGCACGCCGGCCGGCGCGTGCCCCCGCCCCGGCCGGCACCGCTTCCAGCCCGACGCCGTCCGGGTGGAGGCCGCCCCGTGAGCACCCGTCGCCGTACCCCCGCACCGCCGCGCGAGGACGTCCTCGCCGCGGCGATGGGGATGATCGCCGAACGCGGTCTGGAGAAGCTGACCATGGCCGCGCTCGGCCGTGAGGTCGGCATGAGCAGCGGCCACCTCCTCTACTACTTCCGCACCAAGGACGAGCTGCTGCTGCAGACCCTGGAGTGGAGCGAGGGCCGTCTCGGCGCGCAGCGGGGGCGGCTGCTGGCCCGCCCCGTGCCGGCCCGCGAACGCCTCGACGCCTACGTCGACCTGTACGTCCCCGACGGCCACCGCGACCCGCACTGGACGCTGTGGCTGGAGGTCTGGAACCGCTCGCAGAACGCCGACGACGACGCCCGCGACCGGCAGGTCGCCATCGAGGGCGCCTGGCACCGCGACCTGGTCGCGCTGCTCGCCGAGGGCGTGTCGCGAGGCGAGTTCCGCCCCGTCGACCCCGACCGGTTCGCCGCCCGCCTGCGGGCGCTGCTCGACGGCTTCGCCATCCACGTCGCCATCGGCCTGCGCGGCACCGACCGGGAGCAGATCCTCGGTCACGTACGGGAGTTCCTGGACCAGACCCTCCTCGCGGACGCGTGAGACGACGCCGGCCGGCGGGTGCGACGAGTGATCAGGGGCTCGCATACTGAGACAG includes:
- the ureA gene encoding urease subunit gamma, with the protein product MRLTPTERDRLLLFTAAELARARRARGLRLNVPEATALIADTVCEAARDGKRLAEAVEAARSVLGPDDVLPGVADVVTEVMVEAVFDDGSRLAVVSDPLGAGLGERGPGALLPGPAHADPEPVVRLRVTNTAGVPVSVTSHFHFFEANPRLDFDRAAAYGMRLAVPAGSSVRFGPGESGEVGLVPIGGERIAIGFAGLVDGPLDAPGAKEEALRRAAACGYLGVPREEGNR
- a CDS encoding urease subunit alpha, producing MSRPGGHPAEARRLTPHEYAATHGPRAGDRIRLGDSGLTIEVESDAQRYGDEFLAGFGKTARDGLHLKAAAVRETCDVVISNVVVIDAVQGIRKVSIGIREGRIRSIGRAGNPDTLDGVDVVVGTGTSIVSGEGLIATAGAVDTHVHLLSPRIMEASLASGVTTIIGQEFGPVWGVGVNSPWALRHAFNAFDAWPVNIGFLGRGSSSHEAPLIEALAEGGASGFKVHEDMGAHTRALDTALRVAEDHDVQVALHSDGLNECLSVEDTLRVLEGRTIHAFHIEGCGGGHVPNVLKMAGVPNVIGSSTNPTLPFGRDAVAEHYGMIVSVHDLKPDLPGDVAMARDRIRAGTMGAEDVLHDLGAIGITSSDAQGMGRAGETVRRTFAMADKMKAELGGPDTGHDNERVLRYMAKLTINPAIAHGLAHEVGSIETGKLADIVLWRPEYFGAKPQLVLKAGFPAYGVVGDPNAATDTCEPLVLGPQFGAHGATPADISVAFVARAALDQGRDTLPTRRRRVAVRGTRGIGPADLRLNSRIGAVDVDQRTGLVTLDGEPLRSEPADSVSLNRLYFL
- a CDS encoding agmatine deiminase family protein; this translates as MTYRMPPEWAPHERTWMAWPGPNPTFTTDEELAGARAAWASVARAVRRFEPVTMVHGPGQAESARALLGPDIDLVERELDDAWMRDIGPTFVTDEEGRLAAVDWVFNGWGGQDWARWEHDSKIARHVADLAGVPVLASPLVNEGGAIHVDGEGTVLLTDTVQLGSGRNPGWTREQVEAEVHAKLGTTKAIWLPHGLAGDYGTYGTQGHVDIVAAFARPGTVLVHSQRDPAHPDHARSRLYLDILRTQTDAEGRPLEVVEIPAPTVLKDEDGDWVDYSYINHYLCNGGVVLCAFDDPNDDVAAGIFRRLFPDRTVTLVDARRIFAGGGGIHCITQQQPKVR
- a CDS encoding TetR/AcrR family transcriptional regulator, with translation MSTRRRTPAPPREDVLAAAMGMIAERGLEKLTMAALGREVGMSSGHLLYYFRTKDELLLQTLEWSEGRLGAQRGRLLARPVPARERLDAYVDLYVPDGHRDPHWTLWLEVWNRSQNADDDARDRQVAIEGAWHRDLVALLAEGVSRGEFRPVDPDRFAARLRALLDGFAIHVAIGLRGTDREQILGHVREFLDQTLLADA